A single genomic interval of Lusitaniella coriacea LEGE 07157 harbors:
- a CDS encoding helix-turn-helix transcriptional regulator — MTTFSKRCHTRLPYSTWEGLWKKSRQQARLADLEDASDRIAACPSQFATGYKRDIALRNGIELTLHRYEFHNDLILTQRQSEDHEYLEFVFNLSSISRYWGESYVTGKQHYLLGTHTPGHKETVLLAREPTLEVDIHLKLDLLRSIIGLSRDSGESDRVEFLSTDLRRIIQGEPDVFYSPIQTITPAMQVALQQILNCPYRGTVKQMYLESKSIEVLALWLEQTIAANSPPKPSPRQRPSDEIDRLYQAKKILTQQVDNPPSLMALARQVGLNDCTLKRGFREVFGTTVFGYLHQYRLEQARSLLLENRLSVTAIAHRVGYTNLCAFSTAFRKKFGISPRAMQQ, encoded by the coding sequence ATGACGACATTCTCAAAGAGGTGCCATACCAGACTTCCCTACTCAACTTGGGAGGGGCTTTGGAAAAAGAGCCGACAACAAGCTCGTTTAGCCGATTTAGAGGATGCGAGCGACAGAATCGCAGCTTGTCCATCGCAGTTTGCCACTGGCTATAAGCGGGATATTGCTTTGAGGAATGGGATCGAGCTAACCCTGCATCGTTATGAGTTTCACAATGATTTGATCCTCACCCAAAGACAGTCTGAAGATCATGAATATCTGGAGTTTGTCTTCAATCTATCGTCTATTTCCAGATACTGGGGAGAATCTTATGTGACTGGAAAACAGCACTATTTACTGGGAACACATACCCCAGGACACAAGGAGACGGTATTGTTGGCAAGAGAACCTACTCTAGAAGTGGATATTCATCTTAAGCTCGATTTATTACGGTCAATCATCGGTTTGAGCAGGGACTCCGGGGAAAGCGATCGCGTCGAGTTTCTTTCCACTGACTTACGGCGCATCATTCAGGGTGAGCCAGACGTATTTTATTCGCCAATTCAAACCATTACCCCAGCGATGCAGGTGGCATTGCAGCAAATCTTGAATTGTCCGTATCGGGGGACAGTCAAGCAAATGTATCTAGAAAGCAAATCGATAGAAGTGTTGGCTCTGTGGTTGGAACAAACGATCGCAGCTAATTCTCCCCCCAAACCCTCTCCTCGCCAACGTCCATCTGATGAGATCGATCGCCTTTATCAAGCAAAGAAAATTTTAACTCAGCAGGTAGATAATCCTCCCTCTCTGATGGCATTAGCGCGACAGGTGGGACTGAATGACTGCACTCTCAAACGCGGGTTTCGGGAAGTGTTTGGCACGACGGTTTTTGGATACCTGCATCAATATCGTTTAGAACAGGCGCGATCGCTGCTTCTAGAAAATAGATTGTCAGTTACCGCGATCGCGCACAGGGTAGGTTATACAAATCTCTGTGCATTTAGCACGGCTTTTCGCAAGAAGTTTGGCATCAGTCCTAGAGCCATGCAACAGTAG
- a CDS encoding FecCD family ABC transporter permease encodes MDASEDRSSGKWRRRSSILRYRIVLTVLMVAMSLVLTIAVSISAGSVSLSPIELWQALLHQGEPINQTIFWQLRLPRVAAALSVGAALGASGALLQGMLRNSLATPSLLGIPSGAGFVIIVLVSLSKPQGWFPLLAWVGAIVATVLVYLLAKRGNQIAIERLILGGVAISSLLGAIQTVLILWLEDGRIQQALNWIVGSLNGRGWAEVRVASPYIAVAILMACGLARSLNVLSLGDELAEGLGTSLARSRIFIGGTAALLAAGAVSIAGLVGFVDLIVPHGIRLLIGNNDHRWVIPLSAAGGALVLTFADLLSRLGSVELPVGAVTALLGSPLFIALLYRSSATNSE; translated from the coding sequence ATGGATGCTTCAGAAGACCGTTCGTCCGGCAAATGGCGGCGGAGATCGAGCATTCTGAGATATCGCATCGTTTTGACCGTTCTCATGGTTGCAATGAGTCTGGTTTTGACGATCGCGGTATCCATTTCAGCAGGCTCTGTGTCGCTCAGTCCCATTGAATTGTGGCAAGCTTTGCTTCATCAAGGCGAACCCATCAATCAAACCATCTTTTGGCAATTGCGCCTCCCTAGAGTCGCCGCAGCCCTGAGCGTGGGAGCCGCTTTGGGTGCGTCAGGAGCCTTGCTGCAAGGAATGTTGCGTAACTCCCTCGCCACTCCCTCTCTGTTGGGAATTCCTTCGGGGGCGGGATTTGTCATTATCGTGTTGGTGAGTTTGAGCAAGCCCCAAGGGTGGTTTCCTCTCCTCGCTTGGGTGGGGGCGATTGTTGCCACCGTCCTGGTTTACCTCTTAGCCAAACGGGGAAATCAAATTGCCATTGAGCGTCTAATTTTAGGCGGGGTGGCGATTTCTTCCTTATTGGGAGCGATTCAAACCGTTCTAATTTTATGGCTGGAGGATGGGCGCATCCAACAAGCTCTCAATTGGATTGTGGGCAGTTTGAACGGGCGAGGATGGGCGGAGGTGAGGGTGGCATCGCCTTATATTGCCGTTGCGATTTTAATGGCTTGTGGGTTGGCGCGATCGCTCAACGTGTTGAGTTTGGGGGACGAACTGGCTGAAGGGCTGGGGACTTCCTTGGCGCGATCGCGCATTTTCATTGGTGGAACCGCAGCCTTACTCGCCGCAGGAGCCGTTAGCATTGCGGGTTTGGTGGGTTTCGTAGACCTGATCGTTCCCCACGGCATTCGCTTGTTAATCGGCAACAACGACCATCGCTGGGTCATCCCGCTTTCCGCAGCAGGGGGCGCACTGGTTCTCACTTTCGCCGACTTGCTCTCCCGCCTCGGTTCGGTGGAGTTACCCGTTGGCGCAGTCACCGCCCTTCTCGGTTCTCCCCTATTCATCGCCTTACTCTATCGTTCCTCAGCAACAAACAGCGAATAA
- a CDS encoding ABC transporter ATP-binding protein: MPLESHNLSGGYTSHPVVSNINLTLESGEWLSLVGANGSGKSTLLKLLSRLLFPSQGRILLDGKVIHRLPAVEVAKKLAILPQQQTIPKGLTVWQLVSLGRTPHQSWWQWDLDRQDRQKVEEALIQTQLEGFRDRAISELSGGERQRAFLALALAQNPRVLLLDEPTTFLDINYQLQLLELLRKLNQERQLTIVTVLHDINLAARYSDRMALLKQGRLYAVGTVEEILTPRAIAQVFGVNVAILQTPVGRQICPLSSVPMSPQENCEKSHEILF; this comes from the coding sequence ATGCCCCTAGAATCTCACAACCTTAGCGGTGGCTATACGTCTCATCCCGTTGTTTCAAACATTAATCTCACCCTGGAATCCGGTGAGTGGTTGAGCTTGGTGGGAGCCAATGGTTCGGGGAAATCGACCCTGCTCAAACTGCTCTCTCGCCTGCTATTCCCCAGTCAGGGACGCATTCTACTCGATGGAAAGGTTATTCATCGCCTCCCCGCGGTTGAGGTGGCAAAAAAACTGGCAATTTTACCCCAACAGCAAACCATTCCCAAGGGGCTAACCGTCTGGCAATTAGTGAGTTTGGGAAGAACGCCGCACCAATCTTGGTGGCAGTGGGATTTAGATCGCCAAGATCGTCAAAAGGTTGAAGAAGCGTTGATCCAGACGCAATTGGAAGGTTTTCGCGATCGCGCGATCTCTGAACTCTCTGGAGGGGAACGCCAACGGGCATTTCTCGCCCTCGCCCTCGCCCAAAATCCCAGAGTCCTGCTGTTGGACGAACCCACCACCTTTCTAGATATTAACTATCAATTGCAACTGCTCGAATTGTTGCGAAAACTTAACCAAGAACGCCAACTGACCATTGTCACCGTACTGCACGATATCAATCTCGCGGCGCGTTATAGCGATCGCATGGCGTTACTCAAACAAGGTCGCCTTTACGCTGTCGGCACGGTAGAGGAAATTTTAACCCCTCGCGCGATCGCGCAAGTCTTCGGCGTAAATGTCGCAATCCTGCAAACTCCCGTAGGGCGGCAAATTTGCCCCCTCAGTTCAGTCCCTATGTCCCCTCAAGAAAATTGCGAAAAATCCCATGAAATTCTCTTTTGA